A genome region from Streptomyces sp. S4.7 includes the following:
- a CDS encoding LuxR family transcriptional regulator has translation MLGAIGLDERQESAYRALVALGAADAADLAHRLAMPEQDTERALRRLEQHGLAAQSSARTGRWVAAPPAVALGALLTQQRHELERAELAAVLLAEEYRAESAGPAVHDLVEVVTGASAVAHRFHQLQLGATEEIRALVTGRPVVVTGVDNESEERVVTRGVRYRVVIEREVLSLPDGITELSAALGRDEQVRVVDRVPTKLVIADRALAMVPLTGGDAEPAALVVHSSGLLESLSGLFEAVWRDALPLRLVPGGDGAAVVEDAAEGPGETDLEVLSLLLAGMTDASVAKQLDLGLRTVQRRVKALMELAGVTTRLQLGWHAYEKGWVARDLRE, from the coding sequence GTGCTGGGAGCGATAGGTCTCGACGAGAGACAGGAATCGGCGTACCGCGCGCTGGTGGCGCTCGGCGCCGCCGACGCGGCCGATCTGGCGCATCGGCTCGCGATGCCCGAGCAGGACACCGAGCGCGCGCTGCGCCGGCTGGAGCAGCACGGACTGGCCGCGCAGTCGTCGGCCCGCACCGGGCGCTGGGTGGCCGCGCCGCCCGCCGTGGCGCTGGGCGCGCTGCTCACCCAGCAGCGCCACGAGCTGGAGCGGGCCGAGCTGGCCGCCGTACTGCTCGCGGAGGAGTACCGCGCCGAGTCGGCGGGTCCCGCCGTGCACGATCTGGTCGAGGTGGTGACGGGCGCCAGCGCGGTGGCGCACCGTTTCCACCAGCTCCAGCTGGGGGCGACGGAGGAGATACGGGCGCTGGTCACCGGCAGGCCCGTGGTGGTGACGGGTGTCGACAACGAGTCCGAGGAGCGGGTGGTGACGCGCGGTGTCCGCTACCGCGTGGTGATCGAGCGCGAGGTGCTGTCGCTGCCGGACGGGATCACCGAGCTGTCGGCGGCGCTCGGCCGTGACGAGCAGGTACGGGTGGTCGACCGGGTACCGACCAAGCTGGTGATCGCCGACCGCGCCCTGGCGATGGTGCCGTTGACGGGGGGCGACGCGGAGCCCGCGGCCCTGGTCGTCCACTCGAGCGGGCTGCTGGAGTCACTGTCGGGGCTCTTCGAGGCGGTGTGGCGCGACGCGCTGCCGCTGCGGCTGGTCCCCGGCGGGGACGGGGCGGCGGTCGTGGAGGACGCGGCCGAGGGGCCGGGCGAGACCGATCTGGAGGTGCTGTCCCTGCTGCTCGCGGGGATGACGGACGCGAGCGTCGCCAAGCAGCTCGATCTGGGGCTGCGGACCGTGCAGCGCCGGGTGAAGGCCCTGATGGAGCTGGCGGGCGTGACGACGCGGCTCCAGCTGGGCTGGCACGCGTACGAGAAGGGCTGGGTGGCCCGCGACCTGCGGGAGTGA
- a CDS encoding DUF456 domain-containing protein, whose amino-acid sequence MDVWQLVLVGLVMLLGVLGVLIPGVPGPAIVWAAVVWWALSDTSVTAWALLIAATALLLLNQALRPLLPSRRTRETGTRRRTLLAGGLAGIVGFFVVPVVGTAPAFVGGIYAVERVRLGSHRDGWASTRAVMRSAGVPVLVELFCCLLVAGTWLGVLVWG is encoded by the coding sequence ATGGACGTGTGGCAGCTCGTGCTGGTGGGTCTGGTCATGCTGCTGGGCGTCCTCGGTGTGCTGATTCCGGGGGTGCCGGGGCCCGCCATCGTCTGGGCCGCCGTGGTCTGGTGGGCGCTGAGCGACACCTCGGTGACGGCCTGGGCGCTACTGATCGCCGCCACGGCGCTGCTGCTGCTCAACCAGGCGCTCAGACCCCTGCTGCCGTCCCGCCGCACACGCGAGACCGGCACCCGCCGGCGCACTCTGCTGGCGGGCGGGCTGGCCGGGATCGTGGGCTTCTTCGTGGTGCCGGTGGTGGGCACGGCGCCGGCGTTCGTCGGGGGGATCTACGCGGTCGAACGGGTACGGCTGGGCAGCCACCGCGACGGCTGGGCCTCGACGCGCGCGGTGATGCGCTCGGCGGGCGTTCCGGTACTGGTCGAACTGTTCTGCTGCCTGCTCGTGGCGGGTACGTGGCTGGGCGTGCTGGTCTGGGGCTGA
- a CDS encoding N-acetylmuramoyl-L-alanine amidase: MTGKTGWKRGRAALLGSVVAASLALAGQPATAAPYPGGAGTEAGSGAMNTAFEKAATEFDVPRDLLVAVGYGETHLDGHGGRPSQANGYGVMHLVSQPKHKTLERAAKLTGESVADLKKDTAANIRGGAAVLRAVADEQGLDATDRDSLAEWYPVAAEYGAAANDRTARLYADTAYDLLNKGLRAQAAGNEQILVEARKVTPDRGKYASIASDFGVLSDDYGPALWVPASTSNYQTGRTAAINQVVVHVTQGSYAGSISWFQNPSAQVSAHYVIRSSDGQVTQMVRDANTAWHARSANASSIGIEHEGFVADPSWFTDSMYRSSAALTRHLTAKYGIPRTRAGIVGHSEVPGNDHTDPGANWNWTYYMSLVNGGGGDPGPGTSFPTWGTGVSIRQAATTTSAQVASLAGPTTVKVQCQKRGELVNYQGYSNDAWSYLPDYGGYISNIFIDVSDAWLPGVPNC, translated from the coding sequence ATGACAGGCAAGACAGGCTGGAAGCGCGGCCGGGCCGCGCTCCTCGGCAGCGTGGTCGCCGCGTCGCTGGCCCTCGCCGGCCAGCCGGCGACGGCCGCGCCGTACCCCGGTGGCGCCGGCACCGAAGCCGGCTCCGGCGCGATGAACACCGCGTTCGAGAAGGCCGCCACCGAGTTCGACGTGCCCCGTGACCTGCTCGTCGCCGTCGGATACGGCGAGACGCACCTCGACGGCCACGGCGGCAGACCGAGTCAGGCGAACGGCTACGGTGTGATGCACCTGGTCAGCCAGCCGAAGCACAAGACGCTGGAGCGGGCCGCGAAGCTCACCGGTGAGTCCGTGGCGGACCTCAAGAAGGACACGGCGGCCAACATCCGCGGTGGCGCCGCCGTCCTGCGCGCCGTCGCCGACGAACAGGGTCTGGACGCCACCGACCGCGACTCGCTCGCCGAGTGGTACCCCGTCGCCGCCGAGTACGGCGCGGCGGCGAACGACCGGACGGCGCGGCTGTACGCGGACACCGCGTACGACCTGCTGAACAAGGGCCTGCGCGCCCAGGCCGCCGGCAACGAGCAGATCCTCGTCGAGGCGCGCAAGGTGACGCCCGACCGCGGCAAGTACGCGAGCATCGCCTCGGACTTCGGCGTGCTGAGCGACGACTACGGGCCCGCGCTCTGGGTCCCGGCGAGCACGTCGAACTACCAGACCGGCCGTACGGCGGCGATCAACCAGGTCGTCGTCCATGTCACCCAGGGGTCGTACGCCGGCTCCATCAGCTGGTTCCAGAACCCGTCCGCGCAGGTCAGCGCGCACTATGTGATCCGCTCCTCGGACGGCCAGGTCACCCAGATGGTCCGGGACGCCAACACGGCCTGGCACGCGCGTTCCGCGAACGCCAGCTCCATCGGCATCGAGCACGAGGGCTTCGTCGCCGACCCGTCCTGGTTCACCGACTCGATGTACCGCTCGTCGGCCGCGCTGACCCGTCACCTCACCGCGAAGTACGGCATTCCGCGCACCCGCGCGGGCATCGTCGGCCACAGCGAGGTACCGGGCAACGACCACACCGACCCCGGCGCCAACTGGAACTGGACCTACTACATGTCGCTGGTCAACGGCGGCGGCGGTGACCCGGGCCCCGGCACCTCGTTCCCGACGTGGGGCACCGGCGTGAGCATCCGTCAGGCGGCGACGACCACCTCGGCGCAGGTGGCCAGTCTGGCGGGACCGACAACGGTCAAGGTCCAGTGCCAGAAG
- a CDS encoding ATP-binding protein: MRGTGEQTRLLRKQLLRRVESADLTAVPEVRHALRELLSHWRERESAEVAELLTSELVTNALVHTEHGAVVKATVADSRLRVEVRDFIDAPPTPNAPTQDDGTHGRGLVLVDGLADAWGVLTQGLGKMVWFELNGETA; the protein is encoded by the coding sequence ATGAGAGGCACGGGGGAGCAGACGCGACTGCTGCGCAAGCAGTTGCTCCGCAGAGTGGAGAGCGCCGATCTCACGGCGGTTCCCGAGGTGCGCCACGCGCTGCGCGAGCTGCTGAGTCACTGGCGGGAGCGCGAGTCGGCCGAGGTCGCGGAGCTGCTCACGAGCGAGCTGGTGACCAACGCGCTGGTGCACACCGAACACGGAGCGGTGGTCAAGGCCACGGTCGCCGACTCCCGGCTGCGGGTGGAGGTGCGTGACTTCATCGACGCCCCGCCGACGCCGAACGCGCCGACGCAGGACGACGGGACGCACGGGCGGGGGCTGGTCCTGGTCGACGGACTCGCCGACGCCTGGGGGGTGCTGACCCAGGGCCTGGGCAAGATGGTCTGGTTCGAGCTGAACGGCGAGACGGCCTGA
- a CDS encoding M23 family metallopeptidase, whose protein sequence is MLTVPAAAAEAAEAGTSDTAAEAAGPNFKAPYPCGQRWTYSHHSAEVRRALDFVRADGGTTNGTPALASAAGTATRHSQPSGAGNYISIDHGGGWKTYYFHLGSFSVASGQFVNQGQQIGTTGSSGNSSGPHLHYEQLLNGVGQNIVINGGGLPYPGSYNQHFLTSDNGCGGGGGGTPFTTWGTDVSVRADARLNAAVVTRLAGPTNVHVVCQKQGDTVNAEGYTNNWWSKLRDQGGFMSNIYIDHPAAQLPGVPLC, encoded by the coding sequence ATGCTGACGGTACCCGCTGCGGCGGCCGAAGCGGCCGAAGCGGGCACCTCCGACACGGCCGCCGAGGCGGCGGGCCCCAACTTCAAGGCGCCCTACCCGTGCGGGCAGCGGTGGACCTACAGCCACCACTCCGCCGAGGTCCGCCGTGCGCTCGACTTCGTACGGGCCGACGGCGGCACCACCAACGGCACTCCGGCCCTCGCGTCGGCCGCCGGTACGGCGACCCGGCACAGCCAGCCGAGCGGCGCGGGCAACTACATCTCCATCGACCACGGCGGCGGCTGGAAGACGTACTACTTCCACCTCGGCTCCTTCTCGGTGGCCAGCGGACAGTTCGTCAACCAGGGCCAGCAGATCGGCACCACGGGCTCCAGCGGCAACTCCTCGGGCCCCCACCTGCACTACGAGCAGCTGCTCAACGGCGTCGGACAGAACATCGTCATCAACGGTGGCGGCCTGCCCTACCCCGGCAGCTACAACCAGCACTTCCTCACCAGCGACAACGGCTGCGGCGGCGGAGGCGGCGGTACCCCCTTCACCACCTGGGGCACCGATGTCAGCGTCCGCGCCGACGCCCGGCTGAACGCGGCCGTCGTGACCCGGCTGGCAGGCCCCACGAACGTCCACGTCGTGTGCCAGAAGCAGGGCGACACCGTGAACGCCGAGGGTTACACCAACAACTGGTGGAGCAAGCTGCGCGACCAGGGCGGCTTCATGTCGAACATCTACATCGACCATCCGGCCGCCCAACTCCCCGGCGTGCCGCTCTGCTGA
- a CDS encoding protein phosphatase 2C domain-containing protein, with product MSQQGDRPATTDDWWGRLYDESAPDTGPAEAPDDTIEDRFDSAADTLGAEGAADATTRAGYGRAVDAIGVDDEEDAGDEDEDMDVGAAAGGGPVSRPMAWWEARGAYPVIQAPAPGPASPPTTVDRPGAAPAPPPAQAPAPGPVAPAPLTPRPRAPWEPPPAAFDPGPAGPLPDAADPAPPPVTTPVRTPAPDPRAAAPEPPVPPRPAPKPAPAPAAPVTHVGDGPPTYDDEPTALPAAEAEELGQLVADTVLDGARYGTYTLRAASMRGDSARYRGEPRRDALLTARFGAGASALVLVAVATGARATEGAHLSAADACRWIGGAVGRSCDRLAEDIRAGRRGDLKSGLHRLTDRTYGKLRARAAELGREPEDYTASLRCLLLSADPECRTRVFFGVGGGGLFRLRDGAWQDLEPLLPEPADIRGEPVLGFGSPRSDAEEQTPEGDRLTMDLEITKPPGPVVEDPVPPPPEPFRFRASVARPGDTLLLTSVGLAEPLRGEPALGDELAARWASAEPPGLAEYLSDVRLRVKGYADDRTAVAVWEA from the coding sequence ATGAGCCAGCAGGGGGACCGGCCCGCCACCACCGACGACTGGTGGGGCCGGCTGTACGACGAGTCCGCACCCGACACCGGTCCGGCCGAGGCGCCGGACGACACGATCGAGGACCGTTTCGACTCGGCGGCGGACACGCTCGGCGCCGAGGGCGCCGCGGACGCGACCACACGGGCGGGGTACGGGCGGGCGGTCGACGCGATCGGTGTGGACGACGAGGAGGACGCGGGCGACGAGGACGAGGACATGGACGTGGGAGCCGCCGCCGGCGGCGGGCCCGTCTCGCGGCCGATGGCCTGGTGGGAGGCGCGCGGCGCCTACCCGGTGATCCAGGCGCCCGCGCCCGGACCGGCGTCACCGCCCACGACCGTCGACAGGCCGGGGGCGGCCCCCGCGCCCCCGCCCGCGCAGGCTCCGGCGCCCGGCCCCGTCGCGCCGGCCCCTCTCACACCCCGGCCACGGGCACCGTGGGAGCCGCCGCCCGCCGCGTTCGATCCCGGCCCCGCCGGACCGCTGCCGGACGCCGCCGATCCGGCGCCGCCGCCGGTCACCACCCCGGTCCGGACCCCGGCCCCGGATCCGCGCGCCGCCGCCCCCGAGCCGCCGGTTCCTCCCCGGCCCGCGCCCAAGCCCGCCCCCGCTCCCGCCGCCCCTGTCACCCACGTCGGCGACGGGCCGCCCACCTACGACGACGAACCCACCGCGCTGCCCGCCGCCGAAGCCGAGGAACTCGGCCAACTCGTCGCCGACACCGTGCTCGACGGTGCCCGGTACGGCACGTACACCCTGCGCGCCGCCTCCATGCGCGGCGATTCGGCGCGCTACCGGGGCGAGCCCCGCAGGGACGCGCTGCTCACCGCCCGCTTCGGCGCCGGCGCGAGCGCCCTCGTCCTGGTCGCCGTTGCCACCGGCGCGCGCGCCACCGAGGGCGCCCACCTGTCCGCCGCCGACGCCTGCCGCTGGATCGGCGGCGCGGTCGGCCGCAGTTGCGACCGGCTCGCCGAGGACATAAGAGCGGGCCGCCGCGGCGACCTGAAATCCGGACTGCACCGGCTCACCGACCGTACGTACGGCAAGCTGCGCGCCCGCGCGGCCGAGTTGGGACGCGAACCGGAGGACTACACCGCGAGCCTGCGCTGTCTGCTGCTCTCCGCCGACCCCGAGTGCCGGACCCGCGTCTTCTTCGGCGTCGGCGGCGGCGGGCTCTTCCGGCTCAGGGACGGCGCCTGGCAGGACCTGGAGCCGCTCCTCCCCGAACCGGCCGACATCAGGGGCGAGCCGGTCCTCGGTTTCGGCTCCCCCCGGTCCGACGCCGAAGAACAGACGCCCGAGGGTGACCGCCTCACGATGGATCTGGAGATCACCAAGCCTCCGGGACCGGTTGTCGAGGATCCCGTTCCGCCGCCTCCGGAGCCGTTCCGCTTCCGGGCCTCGGTCGCCCGTCCGGGCGACACACTGCTGCTGACCAGCGTCGGGCTCGCCGAGCCGCTGCGCGGTGAACCGGCCCTGGGCGACGAGCTGGCCGCGCGCTGGGCGTCCGCCGAGCCGCCGGGGCTCGCCGAGTACCTGTCGGACGTCCGGCTGCGGGTGAAGGGTTACGCCGACGACCGTACGGCCGTGGCGGTCTGGGAGGCGTAA
- a CDS encoding glycoside hydrolase family 38 C-terminal domain-containing protein, which produces MHDDRTLVEGRLERALRQFIRPAQYAARTPLVLSVWDVPGEPVPVEQALQATYEPFHTGTPWGPPWSTSWFRLEGVVPDEYAGLRVEVVIDPGFTDEGPGFQAEGMVYDAAGVPIKGVHPRNRHVPVGAPAEGGEVVHLLLEAAANPSMPAHFLPTRLGDVKTAGDTPLYTFAAADIAVLDENVWHLVLDIEVLSELMAELPADRSRRHEILRALENMLDVLDLHDVAGTAVAARAELAGVLASPAAPSAHRVSAAGHAHIDSAWLWPLRETVRKASRTFANVTALAGEYPELVFACSQAQQYAWVKEHQPHIWERIKKAVADGNWSPVGSMWVESDANMPGGEALARQLVHGMRFFQEELGVETQEIWLPDSFGYTAAFPQLAKLAGVKWFLTQKLSWNQTNKMPHHTFWWEGIDGTRVFTHFPPVDTYNAQFHASELAHAERNFADKGRASRSLVPFGWGDGGGGPTREMLEKARRLKSLEGSPRVEIEKPAAFFAAAEEEYAQKAPVWSGELYLELHRATYTTQAKTKQGNRHSEHLLREAELWATAAALRTPSYAYPYEELDRLWKTVLLHQFHDILPGSSIAWVHREARDTYARVREELTEITAAAVAALGGSGGGGAAAVLNTSPYERTEVVEADTADVPEGSAVQALNSHGRSAVAVRVPGLGATALTAAETAGEIAGVTTRAEGSDVITLDNGLLRVTVDREGLLTSVRDLTADREVLAPGSRGNLLQLHPDHPNQWDAWDIDRHYRHRHTDLTTAESVQLVEQGPLRATVRVVRTFGSSWIVQEIRLAAGGRRVDVVTEVDWQESEKVLKAAFALDVHAERSTAEIQFGHVHRATHANTSWDAARFEICAHRWLRVAEPGYGVAVVNDSTYGHDVTRTEHDEGLGTTVRLTLLRAPHSPDPETDLGTHRFSYALAPGAEVTDAVREGLALNLPLRVAAAPASAPLVSVDHPAVTVESVKLAEDRSGDVVVRLYESAGNRASALLRTGFPVVQAQVTDLLERPLHEAGTGAEGLRVSLRPFQILTLRFTPA; this is translated from the coding sequence ATGCACGACGACCGCACCCTGGTGGAGGGCCGGCTCGAACGCGCCCTTCGCCAGTTCATCCGCCCCGCCCAGTACGCGGCCAGGACGCCGCTCGTCCTCTCGGTCTGGGATGTGCCGGGCGAGCCGGTGCCCGTGGAGCAGGCACTCCAGGCGACGTACGAGCCGTTCCACACCGGCACACCGTGGGGCCCGCCCTGGTCGACCAGCTGGTTCCGGCTGGAGGGCGTCGTGCCGGACGAATACGCCGGGCTGCGCGTGGAGGTCGTGATCGACCCGGGCTTCACCGACGAGGGGCCCGGCTTCCAGGCCGAGGGGATGGTGTACGACGCGGCCGGCGTGCCCATCAAGGGCGTCCACCCGCGCAACCGCCATGTCCCGGTCGGCGCACCCGCCGAGGGCGGCGAGGTGGTCCATCTGCTCCTCGAAGCCGCGGCGAACCCGTCGATGCCCGCCCACTTCCTGCCGACGCGCCTCGGGGACGTGAAGACGGCCGGTGACACCCCGCTGTACACCTTCGCCGCCGCCGACATCGCCGTGCTGGACGAGAACGTGTGGCATCTGGTGCTCGACATCGAGGTGCTGTCCGAGCTGATGGCGGAGCTGCCCGCAGACCGGTCGCGGCGGCACGAGATCCTGCGCGCCCTGGAGAACATGCTGGACGTGCTCGATCTGCACGACGTGGCGGGTACGGCGGTGGCGGCCCGTGCCGAACTGGCCGGCGTCCTGGCCAGCCCGGCGGCGCCGAGCGCCCACCGCGTCTCGGCGGCCGGGCACGCGCACATCGACTCGGCGTGGCTGTGGCCGCTGCGCGAGACCGTACGCAAGGCGTCCCGGACGTTCGCCAATGTCACCGCGCTCGCCGGGGAGTACCCGGAGCTGGTCTTCGCCTGTTCGCAGGCGCAGCAGTACGCGTGGGTCAAGGAGCACCAGCCGCACATCTGGGAGCGCATCAAGAAGGCCGTGGCCGACGGCAATTGGTCTCCCGTGGGCTCGATGTGGGTGGAGTCGGACGCCAACATGCCGGGCGGCGAGGCGCTGGCCAGGCAGCTCGTGCACGGAATGCGTTTCTTCCAGGAGGAGTTGGGGGTCGAGACGCAGGAGATCTGGCTGCCCGACTCCTTCGGCTACACGGCCGCGTTCCCCCAACTGGCCAAACTGGCGGGCGTGAAGTGGTTCCTCACGCAGAAGCTGTCGTGGAATCAGACGAACAAGATGCCGCACCACACGTTCTGGTGGGAGGGCATCGACGGCACCCGGGTCTTCACCCACTTCCCGCCGGTCGACACCTACAACGCGCAGTTCCACGCGTCCGAACTGGCCCATGCCGAGCGGAACTTCGCCGACAAGGGCCGGGCGTCGCGCTCACTGGTCCCGTTCGGCTGGGGTGACGGCGGTGGCGGTCCCACCCGCGAGATGCTGGAGAAGGCGCGCCGGCTGAAGTCCCTGGAGGGCTCGCCGCGCGTCGAGATCGAGAAGCCGGCCGCGTTCTTCGCCGCCGCCGAGGAGGAGTACGCGCAGAAGGCGCCGGTCTGGTCGGGCGAGCTGTATCTGGAGCTGCACCGGGCGACGTACACGACGCAGGCGAAGACCAAGCAGGGCAACCGGCACAGTGAACACCTGTTGCGGGAGGCCGAGTTGTGGGCGACGGCCGCCGCGCTGCGGACGCCGTCGTACGCGTATCCGTACGAGGAACTGGACCGGCTGTGGAAGACGGTGCTGCTGCACCAGTTCCACGACATCCTGCCGGGCTCGTCCATCGCGTGGGTGCACCGGGAGGCGAGGGACACCTACGCGCGGGTGCGGGAGGAGCTGACGGAGATCACGGCGGCGGCCGTCGCGGCCCTCGGCGGCAGCGGCGGTGGGGGTGCGGCGGCGGTGCTCAACACCTCGCCGTACGAGCGGACCGAGGTCGTCGAGGCCGACACGGCCGACGTTCCCGAGGGCAGCGCGGTGCAGGCGCTGAACAGCCACGGCCGGTCCGCGGTCGCCGTACGCGTGCCCGGACTGGGCGCGACGGCGCTGACCGCCGCCGAGACGGCGGGCGAGATCGCGGGCGTGACGACGCGCGCCGAGGGCTCCGACGTGATCACCCTCGACAACGGGCTGCTGCGGGTCACCGTCGACCGCGAGGGCCTGCTCACCTCCGTACGCGATCTGACGGCGGACCGTGAGGTCCTGGCGCCGGGCAGCCGGGGCAATCTGCTCCAGCTGCACCCCGACCACCCCAATCAGTGGGACGCCTGGGACATCGACCGGCACTACCGGCACCGGCACACCGATCTCACGACGGCGGAGTCCGTGCAGCTGGTGGAGCAGGGACCGCTGCGGGCGACGGTCCGGGTGGTCCGTACGTTCGGTTCGTCGTGGATCGTGCAGGAGATCCGGCTCGCGGCCGGCGGCCGGCGGGTGGACGTCGTCACCGAGGTCGACTGGCAGGAGTCGGAGAAGGTCCTCAAGGCGGCGTTCGCGCTGGACGTGCACGCCGAACGGTCCACCGCCGAGATCCAGTTCGGTCATGTGCACCGTGCCACGCACGCCAACACCAGTTGGGACGCGGCCCGGTTCGAGATCTGCGCGCACCGCTGGCTGCGGGTCGCCGAGCCCGGCTACGGCGTGGCGGTGGTCAACGACTCGACGTACGGCCACGACGTGACCCGCACCGAGCACGACGAGGGGCTGGGCACGACGGTGCGGCTGACGCTGCTGCGGGCGCCGCACAGCCCGGACCCGGAGACGGACCTGGGCACGCACCGGTTCAGCTACGCGCTGGCGCCGGGCGCCGAGGTGACGGACGCGGTACGGGAGGGGCTGGCGCTCAACCTGCCGCTGCGGGTCGCCGCCGCTCCCGCGTCGGCGCCGCTGGTCTCCGTCGACCACCCGGCGGTCACGGTGGAGTCGGTGAAGCTCGCCGAGGACCGTAGCGGCGATGTGGTGGTCCGGCTCTACGAGTCGGCGGGCAACCGCGCGTCGGCCCTGCTGCGAACCGGTTTCCCCGTCGTACAGGCCCAGGTCACCGACCTGCTGGAGCGACCGCTGCACGAGGCGGGAACGGGTGCGGAGGGCCTGCGGGTGTCACTGCGCCCGTTCCAGATTCTCACACTGCGGTTCACGCCCGCGTAG
- a CDS encoding pyruvate dehydrogenase, with amino-acid sequence MARQNVAEQFVDILARAGVRRLYGVVGDSLNPVVDAIRRNAAIDWVQVRHEEAAAFAAGAEAQITGKLAACAGSCGPGNLHLINGLYDAHRSMAPVLALASHIPTAEIGLGYFQETHPERLFEECSHYNEMISSPEQMPRLVQTAIQHAVGRGGVSVVTLPGDIASRPAPTKAIEHALVTSRPTVRPGDLEIDKLVDMIDDADRVTLFCGSGTAGAHAEVMEFAERIKSPIGHALRGKEWIQYDNRFDVGMSGLLGYGAAYEATHECDLLILLGTDFPYNAFLPDGTDVKIVQVDVRPERLGRRSQLDLAVWGDVRETLRCLTPRVRMKSDRRFLDKMLKKHADALEGVVKAYTRKVDKHVPIHPEYVASVLDEVADDDAVFTVDTGMCNVWAARYLSPNGRRRVIGSFSHGSMANAMVQAVGAQFVDRERQVVSMSGDGGFTMLMGDFLTLVQYELPVKIVLFNNSALGMVELEMLVAGLPSYGTTNRNPDFAAVARAAGAFGVRVEKPKQLAGALKDAFKHKGPALVDVVTDPNALSMPPKISADMVQGFALSAGKIVLDGGVGRMVQMARSNLRNLPRP; translated from the coding sequence ATGGCCAGGCAGAACGTGGCGGAGCAGTTCGTCGACATCCTCGCCCGCGCGGGCGTGCGGCGCCTGTACGGAGTCGTCGGCGACAGCCTCAACCCCGTCGTCGACGCCATCCGGCGCAACGCCGCCATCGACTGGGTGCAGGTCAGGCACGAGGAGGCGGCGGCCTTCGCGGCGGGCGCCGAGGCCCAGATCACCGGCAAGCTCGCCGCCTGCGCCGGCTCCTGCGGGCCCGGCAATCTGCACCTGATCAACGGGCTGTACGACGCGCACCGCTCGATGGCCCCGGTCCTGGCGCTCGCCTCGCACATCCCCACCGCGGAGATCGGCCTCGGATACTTCCAGGAGACGCACCCCGAGCGATTGTTCGAGGAGTGCAGCCACTACAACGAGATGATCTCCAGTCCCGAGCAGATGCCCCGGCTCGTCCAGACGGCCATCCAGCACGCGGTCGGCCGGGGTGGTGTGAGCGTGGTGACGCTGCCCGGCGACATCGCGTCGCGGCCGGCCCCGACGAAGGCGATCGAGCACGCCCTGGTGACGTCCCGGCCGACGGTGCGACCCGGGGACCTGGAGATCGACAAGCTGGTCGACATGATCGACGACGCGGACCGGGTCACGCTCTTCTGCGGCAGCGGTACGGCGGGGGCGCACGCGGAGGTCATGGAGTTCGCCGAGCGGATCAAGTCCCCGATCGGCCACGCCCTGCGCGGCAAGGAGTGGATCCAGTACGACAACAGGTTCGACGTCGGTATGAGCGGACTGCTCGGTTACGGCGCCGCCTACGAGGCCACCCACGAGTGCGATCTGCTCATCCTGCTCGGCACCGACTTCCCGTACAACGCCTTCCTGCCCGACGGCACCGACGTCAAGATCGTCCAGGTCGACGTCCGGCCCGAACGCCTCGGCCGCCGCTCCCAGCTGGACCTCGCCGTCTGGGGCGACGTACGCGAGACGCTGCGCTGTCTGACGCCCCGGGTGCGGATGAAGAGCGACCGCCGGTTCCTGGACAAGATGCTCAAGAAGCACGCCGACGCGCTCGAAGGCGTCGTCAAGGCGTACACCCGCAAGGTCGACAAGCACGTCCCGATCCACCCCGAGTACGTCGCGTCCGTGCTGGACGAAGTGGCCGACGACGACGCGGTGTTCACCGTGGACACCGGCATGTGCAACGTCTGGGCGGCCCGCTATCTGTCGCCCAACGGCCGCCGCCGGGTGATCGGTTCGTTCAGCCACGGGTCGATGGCCAACGCCATGGTGCAGGCCGTCGGCGCGCAGTTCGTGGACCGGGAGCGCCAGGTCGTCTCGATGTCCGGCGACGGCGGATTCACCATGCTGATGGGTGACTTCCTCACTCTCGTGCAGTACGAACTCCCCGTGAAGATCGTCCTGTTCAACAACTCCGCGCTCGGCATGGTCGAGCTGGAGATGCTGGTGGCCGGTCTGCCCTCGTACGGCACCACCAACCGCAACCCCGACTTCGCCGCCGTCGCCCGCGCCGCCGGGGCGTTCGGGGTCAGGGTGGAGAAGCCCAAGCAACTCGCGGGCGCGCTCAAGGACGCCTTCAAGCACAAGGGCCCGGCCCTGGTGGACGTGGTCACCGACCCGAACGCCCTGTCCATGCCGCCGAAGATCAGCGCCGACATGGTCCAGGGCTTCGCGCTCTCGGCCGGGAAGATCGTGCTGGACGGAGGGGTGGGCCGCATGGTCCAGATGGCGCGCTCCAACCTGCGCAACCTGCCGCGGCCCTGA